In Hugenholtzia roseola DSM 9546, the genomic stretch GATGGTCGATTTTGTAGAAAAACGCCTTTCACAGAGCCTTTTAGATACCTCTTATCAGCCCGGTTTGGTTTCGGTAAAAATGGACGAGGTGCTGCCTGCCTTTATCGCCGAGCGATTACGCAAGGGTTTTATTGCTTTTGGTAGGAAAATGAAGGGCTATCTGACCAATGAAGCCCAAATTGTAGGGGTAGAAAGCCGCACTTCTTCCCCCGTTAGAATCCCAAGAGAGGCGCAAAGCAGGGAACACACTCAAATCAAACGCCTTTTTCCATCGGGCGAGGGAGCGGGCTATGCAGGTGGTATCGCTTCGGCAGCGATTGATGGCGAGCGTTGTGCCGAAATGTTGGTCGCTTTGTATGCAAAAAAATAATTTGCATTTCGTACCCGCCTCTATTTTGTAGGGACAACGCACTGCGTTGTCCGAACCATGCACGAATGAACTAACAAAATTTTTCAATTTTACCCTGCGGACAAGGCATTGCCTTGTCCCTACATTCGAACTTAATTTTTAGAATTTAACATTACTGCCCCATAGGGCGGGGCTTTGATTCGGAATCATTTTTTTTGCATTTATGCGAAAAAAATGATTTGGTTTTCGAACCCTCCCCTATGGGGGGAGGGCAGGGTGGGGGTTCAGAAAAAACACAAAAAAACCTATAAAGTCTTAGACTTTATAGGTTTCTCTTCTCCTATATAAAGGGGCAATTATTTGCCGATAGAGAAGCCAAGACCTGCTGTGAAAATCCAGCTGCTTGAGTGCATATCTTTGCCCACTAAGTAGCGGTTTAGGCTTTGGTTGGTCTTGTTGTTGATGTTGCTCAAACCTTGACGGTAACGTGCGTCTAATTTCAATTTTGCAAATTTCAAGTCGAAATCCAAACCAGCACCTACAATCATACCGAAGTCAAGCACTTTGAATTGATTAGTAGCGTCAGTAGCTCCTTTTGCAGAACCAACATAGCTTGTGCTACCTGCTGCGCCAGTATAACGCTCATTCCAGCCATCTACGATAAAGTCGAATGAAGGACCTACATAGAAACGTGGCTCATAAACAGAGATAACGGGTACGCGAATGTCCGCCAATACGTTCAAAGCAATATTGCTTGTCT encodes the following:
- a CDS encoding porin family protein, which codes for MLFTFGVASAQTEPATEGDKGGSLQVGFRLGTTYSKFLLNDAGYSEYADYNRRRVGFTGGGFVTYNFSKWVGLSGEVLYSQTGTNNINYQVGNIAGMTDYKTSNIALNVLADIRVPVISVYEPRFYVGPSFDFIVDGWNERYTGAAGSTSYVGSAKGATDATNQFKVLDFGMIVGAGLDFDLKFAKLKLDARYRQGLSNINNKTNQSLNRYLVGKDMHSSSWIFTAGLGFSIGK